One window of Candidatus Edwardsbacteria bacterium genomic DNA carries:
- a CDS encoding type IV pilus twitching motility protein PilT: MLTLTQLLEEMIQKKGTDLHLTVGIPPVIRVDGELTQTSHEPLTPQMTEQLAYSILKDTQKKRFETERELDLSIGIQGLSRFRGNIFLQRGCVAMAMRVIPWEIRSFQALGLPPICAALADKPKGLVLVTGPTGSGKSTTLATMIDKINSERRGHIITVEDPIEYIHHHKKCIINQRELESDTKSFKNALKYALRQDPDVVLVGEMRDLETVESALHISETGHLTLATLHTNSAAESIHRIVDVFPPYQQSQVRAQLAFVLEGVITQQLIPMMRGGRALCLEIMVCTPAIKALIRDDKVHQIYSSMQAGQKYGMQTMNQSLMNLFLEKKISLDTAFDYTSNVEELDQMIKKRQAVV; encoded by the coding sequence ATGTTGACTCTTACCCAACTCTTAGAGGAGATGATCCAGAAGAAGGGGACCGACCTGCACCTGACGGTGGGCATCCCTCCGGTGATCCGGGTGGACGGCGAACTTACGCAGACCTCCCACGAGCCGCTCACTCCCCAGATGACCGAACAGCTGGCTTATAGCATCCTGAAGGACACCCAGAAGAAACGTTTTGAGACCGAGCGGGAACTGGACCTGTCCATCGGCATTCAGGGGCTCTCCCGCTTCCGGGGCAACATCTTCCTGCAGAGGGGCTGCGTGGCCATGGCCATGCGGGTGATCCCCTGGGAGATCCGCTCCTTCCAGGCCCTGGGCCTGCCGCCCATCTGCGCTGCCCTGGCCGACAAACCCAAGGGGCTGGTGCTGGTCACCGGGCCCACCGGCTCGGGCAAATCCACCACCCTGGCCACCATGATCGACAAGATTAACAGCGAACGGAGGGGGCACATCATCACCGTCGAGGACCCCATCGAGTACATCCATCATCATAAAAAATGCATCATCAACCAGCGGGAGCTGGAGTCGGACACCAAGAGTTTCAAGAACGCCCTGAAATACGCCCTGAGACAGGATCCCGACGTGGTGCTGGTGGGCGAGATGCGGGACCTGGAGACCGTCGAGTCGGCCCTGCACATCTCCGAGACCGGCCATCTGACCCTGGCCACCCTGCACACCAATTCGGCCGCCGAATCCATCCACCGAATAGTAGACGTCTTTCCGCCCTACCAGCAGTCCCAGGTACGGGCCCAGCTGGCTTTCGTGCTGGAGGGGGTGATTACCCAGCAGCTGATCCCCATGATGCGGGGCGGCCGGGCCCTGTGCCTGGAGATCATGGTCTGCACCCCGGCCATCAAAGCCCTGATCCGCGACGACAAGGTCCACCAGATATATTCTTCGATGCAGGCCGGGCAGAAATACGGCATGCAGACCATGAACCAGTCGCTGATGAACCTGTTTCTGGAGAAGAAGATCTCCCTGGACACCGCCTTCGACTATACATCCAATGTGGAGGAACTGGACCAGATGATCAAGAAACGCCAGGCCGTAGTGTGA
- the tadA gene encoding Flp pilus assembly complex ATPase component TadA, with product MALKVGDMLLKAGMISPEQLEQALKEQQTSGQRLGSLLVKMGFVTEDEVVAFLSKQFNVPSVNLNDYKIDEPVLKLIPAHIAQKYGLVPLSRLGRSVTVAMVNPNDILAMEDIKFSTGFEVRPVIASEAAIWSAIDKQYGSAGMLEDVMKAMDEADGDGDAGDLEILEEQQEEGGDSASEMAAAIESSPAAKLVNGLIAEAVKRNATDIHIEPYEKEIRVRMSVYGVLHEVMSPPLRMKSSIAARIKIISKLKIEEKRFPQDGRLRMNIQGKPIDIRVSIIPTAFGEKVALRILDRSAVSFDLPTLGFEPEPLKFLLKAIQTPFGIVLVTGPTGSGKTTTMYACLESINHPDTNIMTAEEPVEYSLMGVNQVAVREEGGTTFTAALKAFLRQDPNIIMVGEIRDRQTAEIAIRSSLTGHLVLSTVHTNSASLTITRLVDMGVEPFMISSSLLLVESQRLVRKICSYCKEQYKPEEKMLREFLGSKVDIAGFTAFRGRGCSECRNTGYKGRIGLAEILPVSPAIRDLILERAPTFKIEAQAVKEGMATLRMDGILKVRNGITTIEEVIKETVAVAD from the coding sequence ATGGCGTTAAAAGTTGGCGATATGCTCCTCAAGGCCGGAATGATCAGCCCGGAGCAGTTGGAGCAGGCCCTTAAAGAACAGCAGACCTCGGGCCAGAGGCTGGGCTCCCTGCTGGTCAAAATGGGCTTTGTCACCGAGGACGAAGTGGTGGCTTTCTTGAGCAAGCAATTCAATGTCCCCTCGGTCAACCTGAACGATTATAAAATCGACGAGCCCGTTCTCAAATTGATACCGGCTCATATAGCCCAGAAATACGGGCTGGTCCCCCTGTCGCGCCTGGGCCGGAGCGTGACAGTGGCCATGGTCAATCCCAACGACATCCTGGCCATGGAGGACATAAAATTCTCCACCGGTTTTGAGGTCCGCCCGGTGATAGCCTCCGAGGCCGCCATCTGGTCGGCCATCGACAAGCAATACGGGTCGGCCGGGATGCTGGAGGATGTGATGAAGGCCATGGATGAGGCCGATGGCGACGGGGATGCCGGAGATCTGGAGATACTGGAGGAGCAGCAGGAGGAGGGCGGCGATTCCGCCTCGGAGATGGCCGCGGCCATCGAGAGCAGCCCGGCGGCCAAGCTGGTTAACGGCCTGATAGCCGAGGCGGTCAAGCGCAATGCCACCGACATCCACATCGAGCCCTATGAGAAGGAGATCCGGGTCCGGATGTCGGTCTACGGCGTGCTGCACGAAGTGATGTCGCCCCCCCTGCGGATGAAGAGCTCCATCGCGGCCCGGATAAAGATCATCTCCAAATTAAAAATCGAGGAAAAGCGTTTTCCCCAGGACGGCCGTCTGCGGATGAACATCCAGGGAAAGCCGATAGACATCCGGGTATCCATCATCCCCACCGCCTTCGGGGAGAAGGTAGCCCTGCGTATTCTGGACCGCAGCGCGGTGTCATTCGACCTGCCCACCCTGGGGTTCGAGCCGGAGCCGCTGAAGTTCCTGCTGAAGGCGATCCAGACGCCCTTTGGGATCGTGCTGGTCACCGGGCCCACCGGCTCCGGGAAGACCACCACCATGTATGCCTGCCTGGAGTCCATCAACCATCCGGACACCAATATCATGACCGCCGAGGAGCCGGTGGAGTACAGTCTTATGGGGGTCAATCAGGTGGCGGTGCGCGAGGAAGGCGGCACCACTTTTACCGCCGCTCTCAAGGCCTTCTTGAGGCAGGATCCCAACATCATCATGGTGGGAGAGATCCGCGACCGGCAGACGGCCGAGATTGCCATCCGGTCCTCGCTCACCGGCCATCTGGTGCTGTCCACCGTCCATACCAACAGCGCCTCGTTGACCATTACCCGGCTGGTGGACATGGGGGTGGAGCCTTTCATGATCTCCTCTTCGCTGCTGCTGGTGGAATCTCAGCGGCTGGTCCGCAAGATATGCTCCTACTGCAAGGAGCAGTATAAGCCGGAGGAAAAGATGCTGCGTGAATTCCTGGGCAGCAAGGTGGATATAGCCGGATTCACCGCCTTCCGGGGGCGGGGCTGTTCGGAGTGCCGCAATACCGGATATAAGGGCCGGATCGGCCTGGCCGAGATTCTGCCAGTCAGCCCGGCTATCAGGGACCTGATACTGGAACGGGCCCCCACCTTCAAGATCGAGGCCCAGGCCGTGAAAGAAGGGATGGCCACCCTGCGGATGGATGGCATCCTTAAGGTCCGAAACGGGATAACCACCATTGAAGAGGTCATCAAGGAAACCGTGGCCGTCGCAGATTAA
- a CDS encoding type II secretion system F family protein: protein MPLYLWKGRDSKAGLVSGELTAESEGAVIEALRKKNIIVSSVRVKPKELKLSFLQPKVSNKDLSIFTRQFATMINAGLPLVSCLEIQSQQQENPTFKKVLETIKADVEGGSTLAEALNRQKHVFSELYINMAAAGEAGGILDNILMRLAIYLEKAEALVSKVKRAMIMPVILTSVAVGAAAVLLIFVIPIFEKMFAEMGARLPAPTLFVVALSKFLQKYIVLIIIVVTAAIITLQRWYKTDKGQLYLDTLMLKIPILGGLQQKSAVARFARTLGTLLASGVAILDALEITAKTAGNRVVQDAIMSARKSIGGGETISAPLKTMKIFPPMVVQMIAVGEATGGLDEMLNKIADFYDEEVDGAVEGLTAAMEPIIMVVLGLGIGGMVVAMYLPIFSMTSALMGGN from the coding sequence ATGCCACTATATCTCTGGAAAGGGCGCGATTCCAAAGCCGGTTTGGTCTCCGGAGAGCTGACTGCCGAAAGCGAAGGCGCAGTCATCGAGGCGTTGCGCAAGAAAAATATAATAGTGTCCTCGGTGCGGGTCAAGCCCAAGGAACTCAAACTCAGTTTTCTGCAGCCCAAGGTAAGCAACAAGGACCTGTCGATCTTCACCAGGCAGTTTGCCACCATGATCAACGCCGGCCTGCCGCTGGTTTCCTGCCTGGAGATCCAGTCCCAGCAGCAAGAGAACCCCACCTTCAAGAAGGTGCTGGAGACCATCAAGGCCGATGTGGAGGGCGGCTCCACTCTGGCCGAGGCTTTAAATCGTCAGAAACACGTGTTCAGCGAACTGTATATCAATATGGCGGCGGCCGGCGAGGCCGGCGGTATCCTGGACAACATCCTGATGCGCCTGGCGATCTACCTGGAGAAGGCCGAGGCCCTGGTGTCCAAGGTCAAAAGGGCCATGATCATGCCGGTGATCCTGACCTCCGTGGCGGTGGGAGCCGCGGCGGTACTGCTGATCTTCGTGATCCCCATCTTTGAAAAGATGTTCGCCGAGATGGGCGCCAGGCTGCCGGCCCCCACCCTGTTCGTGGTGGCGCTGTCCAAGTTCCTGCAGAAATACATCGTTCTCATTATAATCGTGGTAACTGCCGCCATCATTACCCTTCAGAGGTGGTACAAGACCGACAAGGGGCAGTTGTATCTGGACACCCTGATGCTTAAAATACCCATCCTGGGCGGTCTCCAGCAGAAATCGGCCGTGGCCCGTTTCGCCCGTACCTTGGGTACTCTTTTAGCCAGCGGCGTGGCCATTCTGGACGCCCTGGAGATCACCGCCAAGACCGCCGGCAACCGGGTGGTGCAGGACGCCATCATGTCGGCCCGCAAGTCCATCGGCGGCGGCGAGACCATTTCGGCCCCCTTGAAGACCATGAAGATATTCCCGCCCATGGTGGTGCAGATGATCGCGGTGGGCGAGGCCACCGGCGGCCTGGACGAGATGCTCAACAAAATCGCCGACTTCTACGACGAGGAGGTGGACGGGGCGGTGGAGGGCCTGACCGCGGCCATGGAGCCGATAATAATGGTGGTGCTGGGCCTGGGCATCGGCGGCATGGTGGTCGCCATGTACCTGCCTATCTTCAGCATGACCTCGGCCCTGATGGGCGGCAACTAA